The DNA region GGGGTTACTTGAAGAGATCCGGTTGTTCCGACTTGCGGCGGATGGTGCGCTCCATGCTTTCGATTTCGTTGATGAACTCGCCGACGTCTTGGAACTGACGGTAGACCGAGGCGTAGCGGACGTAGGCGACCGGGTCGATCTCGCGCAGAGCGGTCATCACCTTGTTGCCGATGGTGGCGGCTGGGACTTCGCGAACGTTGTCGGACTGGAGCTCGAGGATAATGTCTTCGACCGCGCGGTCGATGACATCCATGGGCACGGGGCGTTTCTCGCAGGCTTTGATCACGCCGCGGGAAAGTTTGTCACGTTTGAAGTCCTCGCGGCGGCCGTCGCGCTTGACCACGGCCAATGTCGATTGCTCGAGAGTCTCGTAAGTGGTGAAGCGGTGAGCGCACTTGACGCATTCACGCCGGCGCCTGATCGCGCTCCCGTCCTTGGACATCCGGGAGTCGATTACCTTGTCATCTACACAACCGCAACGAATACAACGCATAATTCTCGGCGACTATGCAACATGTCGATGGGGCAGTGCAAGTGGAATACAAGATATTGTGCCCGCGTGGCAAAAATGCGGGTCCTTGGGCGGGTTTTGAGGTCCGGTGCCCCGGTTACGACCGGCTACTGGCCCTGGTGGCGGCGGAAGTGGTTCACCTCTTTGAGCATGCTGATGTTTTGGGAGGCGAGGAGGCCGAGGAGCATCAGGTTCCAGATGCTGAAGCCATAGCGGCTTACGGTGAAGATCGCCAAGGCGACGCAGCAGGCAATGCCAACCCAGAGGGTGATGCGGACGCGTTTTGGTCCGAGGATGCCGTGGAGGATCTGCCCGCCATCGAGCGGGAAGATTGGGAGGCAGAGGTTCATTAGTCCCCAGAAAATGCTGACCAGAGCGAACGGCTCAAGAACCAGTAGTGCTCGGTGGGTGGACGGTAGGTAGAGCATGGCCACCACGGCTAGTCCGCCTGCCACGAGTTGCAGCAATGGTCCGGCCGCCGAGATGCCGATGTTTTGCGGTCGGCTGAGGCCGGTTGCGGGTGGGTTGAAACTAGCCAGTCCGCCGAGGGCAACGAGTGTGATCGATACGTTGTTGCACTTAAAGCGACGGGCGGCCAGCGCGTGACCGAGTTCGTGGATGAGAATCGAGGCGAAGCCGGCGGCGACAAAGAGAATGACGCCGGACCAGGCGGCCGGGCCACGGGCGTCGAGCGCGCCACCGAGAAATGCCATGGTCAGCCAGAACCATGGTTGCACGCGGATGGGGAAGCCAAAGAGGCGGAATTCAATCATTGCGGGAGATTAGCGGACTGGATAGCGGGATCCTTCCTACTTCTTTTTCTTGGCGGCCTTTTTGGCGGTGGCTTTCTTTGCCGTGGTCTTCTTGGCTGCAG from Sulfuriroseicoccus oceanibius includes:
- the nrdR gene encoding transcriptional regulator NrdR, whose amino-acid sequence is MRCIRCGCVDDKVIDSRMSKDGSAIRRRRECVKCAHRFTTYETLEQSTLAVVKRDGRREDFKRDKLSRGVIKACEKRPVPMDVIDRAVEDIILELQSDNVREVPAATIGNKVMTALREIDPVAYVRYASVYRQFQDVGEFINEIESMERTIRRKSEQPDLFK
- a CDS encoding site-2 protease family protein; amino-acid sequence: MIEFRLFGFPIRVQPWFWLTMAFLGGALDARGPAAWSGVILFVAAGFASILIHELGHALAARRFKCNNVSITLVALGGLASFNPPATGLSRPQNIGISAAGPLLQLVAGGLAVVAMLYLPSTHRALLVLEPFALVSIFWGLMNLCLPIFPLDGGQILHGILGPKRVRITLWVGIACCVALAIFTVSRYGFSIWNLMLLGLLASQNISMLKEVNHFRRHQGQ